The following proteins are co-located in the Escherichia fergusonii ATCC 35469 genome:
- the gdhA gene encoding NADP-specific glutamate dehydrogenase yields the protein MDQTCSLESFLNHVQKRDPHQTEFAQAVREVMTTLWPFLEQNPRYRQMSLLERLVEPERAIQFRVVWVDDRGQVQVNRAWRVQFNSAIGPYKGGMRFHPSVNLSILKFLGFEQTFKNALTTLPMGGGKGGSDFDPKGKSEGEVMRFCQALMTELYRHLGPDTDVPAGDIGVGGREVGFMAGMMRKLSNNSACVFTGKGLSFGGSLIRPEATGYGLVYFAEAMLKRHGLGFEGMRVSVSGSGNVAQYAIEKAMEFGARVITASDSSGTVVDESGFTKEKLARLIEIKSSRDGRVADYAKEFGLVYLEGQQPWSVPVDIALPCATQNELDVEAAQVLIANGVKAVAEGANMPTTIEATNLFLEAGVLFAPGKAANAGGVATSGLEMAQNAARLSWKAEKVDARLHHIMLDIHHSCVEYGGEGKQTNYVQGANIAGFVKVADAMLNQGVI from the coding sequence ATGGATCAGACATGTTCTCTGGAGTCCTTCCTCAACCATGTACAAAAGCGCGATCCGCATCAGACCGAATTCGCGCAAGCCGTTCGTGAAGTAATGACCACCCTGTGGCCGTTTCTTGAGCAGAACCCACGTTATCGTCAAATGTCATTACTGGAACGTCTGGTTGAACCAGAGCGTGCCATCCAGTTTCGCGTAGTTTGGGTTGATGATCGCGGTCAGGTACAAGTTAACCGTGCATGGCGTGTTCAGTTCAACTCCGCTATTGGTCCGTATAAAGGCGGTATGCGTTTCCACCCATCTGTAAATCTTTCCATTCTTAAATTCCTTGGCTTCGAGCAAACCTTCAAAAACGCCCTGACCACTCTGCCTATGGGCGGCGGTAAAGGCGGAAGTGACTTCGATCCTAAAGGTAAAAGTGAAGGCGAAGTGATGCGTTTTTGTCAGGCACTGATGACGGAGCTCTATCGTCATCTGGGGCCAGACACTGACGTTCCGGCAGGCGATATTGGCGTAGGCGGTCGTGAAGTTGGTTTTATGGCGGGTATGATGCGTAAGCTTTCTAATAACAGCGCTTGCGTATTTACGGGTAAAGGTCTCTCTTTTGGCGGCAGCCTGATTCGACCAGAAGCTACTGGTTATGGTCTGGTGTACTTCGCTGAAGCCATGCTGAAACGCCATGGTCTGGGCTTCGAAGGAATGCGTGTTTCGGTATCCGGCTCTGGTAACGTTGCACAGTACGCAATCGAGAAAGCCATGGAATTCGGTGCCCGTGTGATCACCGCTTCTGATTCCAGCGGTACGGTCGTGGACGAAAGTGGCTTTACCAAAGAGAAACTGGCGCGCCTTATCGAAATCAAATCCAGTCGTGATGGTCGTGTTGCAGATTACGCCAAAGAGTTTGGTCTGGTGTATCTCGAAGGCCAGCAGCCCTGGTCTGTTCCGGTTGATATCGCTCTGCCATGCGCCACCCAGAACGAACTGGATGTCGAAGCTGCTCAGGTTCTGATCGCCAATGGCGTGAAAGCGGTCGCGGAAGGTGCCAACATGCCGACCACCATCGAAGCAACGAACCTGTTCCTTGAAGCAGGTGTACTGTTTGCACCGGGTAAAGCGGCCAATGCCGGTGGCGTAGCGACCTCTGGTCTGGAAATGGCGCAGAACGCTGCTCGTTTAAGCTGGAAAGCCGAAAAAGTTGATGCTCGCCTGCATCACATCATGCTCGATATTCACCATTCTTGTGTGGAATACGGCGGCGAAGGCAAGCAGACCAATTACGTGCAGGGCGCGAACATTGCAGGCTTTGTAAAAGTAGCCGATGCAATGTTGAATCAGGGCGTGATTTAA
- a CDS encoding YnjH family protein, translating into MRNLTVFFGLLILPVAASANPQYRPDVEVNVPAEVFSSGGQRSAPCNQCCIYQDENYSEGAVIKVEGVLLQCQRDEKTLSTNPLVWRRVKP; encoded by the coding sequence ATGCGCAATTTAACGGTGTTTTTTGGTCTTCTGATATTGCCCGTTGCTGCATCCGCTAATCCACAGTATCGCCCTGATGTAGAAGTGAATGTGCCCGCAGAGGTTTTCAGCTCTGGTGGTCAGCGTTCTGCGCCATGTAATCAATGTTGTATCTACCAGGACGAAAACTACTCAGAAGGCGCGGTCATTAAAGTGGAAGGTGTTCTCTTGCAGTGCCAACGTGATGAGAAAACTCTCAGTACGAATCCGCTGGTCTGGCGCCGCGTAAAGCCATAA
- a CDS encoding pyrimidine (deoxy)nucleoside triphosphate diphosphatase, whose protein sequence is MKTIDVVAAIIEKDGKILLAQRPVHTDQAGLWEFAGGKVEAGESQPQALIRELHEELGIDARPGDYIASHQREVSGRIIHLHAWHVPEFYGTLQAHEHQALVWCSPAEAMGYPLAPADIPLLEAFMALRGARPADSY, encoded by the coding sequence ATGAAAACAATCGATGTTGTTGCCGCCATTATCGAAAAAGATGGCAAAATCTTACTGGCTCAGCGCCCCGTTCATACAGATCAAGCCGGTTTATGGGAATTTGCCGGAGGTAAAGTGGAAGCGGGAGAAAGCCAACCGCAAGCGTTGATACGCGAGTTGCATGAGGAACTGGGGATCGACGCTCGCCCTGGTGACTACATTGCCAGCCACCAGCGGGAAGTCTCCGGGCGTATCATTCATCTTCATGCCTGGCATGTTCCTGAGTTCTACGGCACATTACAGGCCCATGAGCATCAGGCATTGGTCTGGTGTTCACCTGCAGAAGCAATGGGCTATCCGCTGGCACCTGCCGACATCCCACTTCTGGAGGCATTTATGGCTTTACGCGGCGCCAGACCAGCGGATTCGTACTGA
- a CDS encoding CDP-alcohol phosphatidyltransferase family protein: protein MLDRHLHPRIKPLLHQCVRLLDKPAITPDGLTLIGFAIGVLALPFLALGWYLAALIVILMNRLLDGLDGALARRRGLTDAGGFLDISLDFLFYALVPFGFILASPEQNALAGGWLLFAFIGTGSSFLAFAALAAKHQIDNPGYAHKSFYYLGGLTEGSETILLFVLSCLLPAYFPWFAWVFGALCWMTTFTRVWSGYLTLKSLQRQ, encoded by the coding sequence GTGTTAGACCGTCATCTTCATCCACGGATAAAACCGTTGTTGCACCAATGTGTACGGCTACTGGATAAACCTGCCATTACCCCTGATGGCTTAACGTTGATCGGTTTTGCTATTGGAGTGCTGGCATTACCGTTTTTGGCACTGGGCTGGTATCTGGCGGCGCTAATCGTCATTTTGATGAATCGTCTGCTTGATGGTCTGGATGGCGCACTGGCGCGACGCAGAGGATTAACCGATGCAGGCGGATTTTTAGATATCTCGCTGGATTTTCTCTTTTATGCGCTGGTGCCTTTTGGGTTTATCCTTGCCTCACCGGAGCAAAACGCGCTGGCAGGCGGCTGGCTGCTGTTTGCGTTTATCGGCACGGGCAGCAGTTTTCTCGCTTTTGCTGCGCTGGCGGCGAAACATCAGATTGATAATCCCGGTTATGCGCATAAATCGTTTTATTATCTGGGCGGGTTAACCGAAGGCAGCGAGACGATTTTGCTGTTTGTTCTGAGTTGCCTCTTGCCAGCTTATTTTCCGTGGTTTGCGTGGGTATTTGGTGCGTTGTGCTGGATGACGACCTTTACGCGGGTGTGGAGTGGGTATCTGACGCTGAAGTCGCTCCAGCGCCAGTAA
- the ynjE gene encoding thiosulfate sulfurtransferase YnjE, with the protein MKRVSQMTALAMALGLACASSWAAELAKPLTLDQLQQQNGKAIDTRPSAFYNGWPQTLNGPSGHEPAALNLSASWLDKMSTEQLNEWIKQHNLKADAPVALYGNDKDVDAVKTRLQKAGLTHISILSDALSEPSRLQKLPHFEQLVYPQWLHDLQQGKEVTAKPAGDWKVIEAAWGAPKLYLISHIPGADYIDTNEVESEPLWNKVSDEQLKAMLAKHGIRHDTTVILYGRDVYAAARVAQIMLYAGVKDVRLLDGGWQTWSDAGLPVERGTPPKVKAEPDFGVKIPAQPQLMLDMEQARGLLHRQDASLVSIRSWPEFIGTTSGYSYIKPKGEIAGARWGHAGSDSTHMEDFHNPDGTMRSADDIAAMWKAWNIKPDQQVSFYCGTGWRASETFMYARAMGWNNVSVYDGGWYEWSSDPKNPVATGERGPDSSK; encoded by the coding sequence ATGAAACGTGTTTCTCAAATGACCGCGCTGGCAATGGCTTTAGGGCTGGCTTGCGCTTCTTCGTGGGCCGCTGAACTGGCGAAGCCTCTTACTCTTGACCAGCTTCAACAACAAAATGGCAAAGCGATAGATACTCGCCCCAGCGCGTTTTATAACGGCTGGCCACAAACCTTAAATGGCCCTTCCGGTCATGAACCTGCCGCCTTAAACCTTTCTGCTAGCTGGCTCGACAAAATGAGCACCGAACAACTCAACGAGTGGATCAAGCAACATAACCTGAAAGCCGATGCTCCGGTGGCGCTGTACGGTAATGACAAAGATGTCGACGCCGTCAAAACGCGCCTGCAAAAAGCAGGCTTAACGCATATCTCCATCCTGAGTGACGCGCTAAGCGAACCTTCCCGTCTGCAAAAACTGCCGCACTTTGAGCAGCTGGTTTACCCGCAATGGCTACATGACCTGCAACAGGGTAAAGAGGTTACGGCGAAACCTGCCGGTGACTGGAAAGTCATTGAAGCGGCCTGGGGCGCTCCTAAGCTTTACCTTATCAGCCATATTCCCGGCGCGGATTACATCGATACCAATGAAGTGGAAAGCGAACCGCTGTGGAATAAAGTCTCTGATGAACAACTGAAAGCGATGCTGGCAAAGCATGGCATTCGTCATGACACCACGGTGATTCTATATGGTCGTGATGTATACGCAGCAGCGCGTGTAGCACAGATTATGCTCTATGCAGGGGTGAAAGATGTGCGCCTGCTGGACGGCGGCTGGCAAACCTGGTCCGACGCGGGACTGCCTGTTGAGCGCGGAACGCCACCGAAAGTGAAAGCTGAACCGGATTTCGGCGTGAAGATCCCGGCGCAACCGCAGTTGATGCTTGATATGGAACAGGCCCGTGGGCTGCTGCATCGCCAGGATGCATCGTTGGTGAGCATTCGTTCGTGGCCAGAATTTATCGGTACGACCAGTGGTTACAGCTATATTAAGCCAAAAGGTGAAATAGCCGGAGCCCGTTGGGGACACGCTGGTAGCGACTCGACGCATATGGAAGATTTCCATAACCCGGATGGCACCATGCGTAGCGCCGATGATATTGCCGCTATGTGGAAAGCATGGAATATCAAACCAGATCAGCAAGTTTCATTCTACTGCGGCACCGGCTGGCGCGCGTCCGAAACCTTTATGTACGCACGAGCAATGGGCTGGAATAACGTCTCCGTTTACGACGGCGGCTGGTACGAATGGAGCAGCGATCCGAAAAATCCCGTAGCAACCGGTGAGCGCGGCCCGGACAGCAGCAAATAA
- a CDS encoding ATP-binding cassette domain-containing protein: protein MLCVKDVSLRLPERPLLTNVNFTVNKGDIVTLMGPSGCGKSSLFSWMIGALAGQFSCTGELWLNEQRIDMLPTAQRQIGILFQDALLFDQFSVGQNLLLALPATLKGNARRNAVNDALERTGLGGTFHQDPATLSGGQRARVALLRALLAQPKALILDEPFSRLDVALRDNFRQWVFSEVRELAIPVVQVTHDIQDVPPDSSVLDMAQWSENYNKLR from the coding sequence ATGCTCTGCGTGAAAGATGTTTCGCTACGTTTGCCTGAAAGGCCTTTGCTGACAAACGTTAACTTTACGGTCAATAAAGGTGACATTGTCACGTTAATGGGGCCCTCAGGCTGTGGTAAATCCTCGCTGTTTTCATGGATGATTGGTGCGCTGGCAGGACAGTTTTCTTGTACAGGGGAGCTATGGCTTAATGAGCAACGGATTGACATGCTACCCACCGCACAGCGTCAGATTGGCATTCTTTTCCAGGATGCACTGTTATTTGACCAGTTCAGCGTCGGGCAAAATTTACTGCTGGCGCTACCGGCGACACTTAAGGGGAATGCCCGACGTAATGCCGTGAATGATGCGCTTGAACGGACAGGGCTTGGCGGAACTTTTCATCAGGATCCGGCGACATTATCGGGCGGTCAGCGAGCGCGGGTAGCCTTGCTACGTGCCCTTCTCGCCCAGCCTAAAGCGTTAATACTGGATGAGCCGTTCAGCCGTCTTGATGTGGCTCTGCGCGATAATTTTCGCCAGTGGGTGTTCAGCGAAGTTCGCGAACTGGCGATCCCCGTCGTTCAGGTAACGCACGATATCCAGGATGTTCCTCCTGATAGTTCTGTTCTGGATATGGCGCAGTGGTCAGAAAATTACAACAAACTGCGATAA
- a CDS encoding ABC transporter permease subunit yields MATPLRYALILLLWAMVAVIYAPLIPAALTLISPALSLAPWQALFADPQLPQALLATLVSTTIAALGALTIALLVIVALWPGPKWQRMCARLPWLLAIPHVAFATSALLLVADGGLLYDYFPYFTPPMDKLGIGLGLTLAVKESAFLLWILAAVLSEKRLLQQVIVLDSLGYSRWQCLKWLLLPSVAPALAMAMLAIVAWSLSVVDVAIILGPGNPPTLAVISWQWLTQGDADQQAKGALASLLLMLLLAAYVLLGYLLWRSWRRTIPRVDGVRKPATPLLPGNTLASFLPLTGVLCVALLAILADQSTINSEALINSLTMGLVATFIALVLLLLWLEWGSQCRQLWLWLPILLPALPLVAGQYTLALWMNVDGRWTAVVWGHLLWVMPWMLFILQPAWQRIDSRLILIAQTLGWSRAKIFFYVKCPLMLRPALIAFAVGFSVSIAQYMPTLWLGAGRFPTLTTEAVALSSGGSNGILAAQALWQLLLPLIIFALTALLAKWVGYVRQGLR; encoded by the coding sequence ATGGCTACACCGTTACGGTACGCATTAATATTGTTGCTGTGGGCGATGGTGGCGGTGATTTATGCACCGCTGATCCCGGCAGCTCTCACGCTGATATCGCCTGCTTTGTCGTTGGCACCCTGGCAGGCGTTATTTGCCGATCCGCAGTTACCGCAGGCCTTACTGGCAACGCTGGTATCGACAACCATCGCGGCGCTCGGCGCATTGACGATTGCCCTGCTGGTAATTGTGGCGCTGTGGCCTGGACCGAAATGGCAGCGTATGTGCGCCCGTCTGCCGTGGCTGCTCGCCATTCCCCATGTTGCTTTTGCCACCAGCGCCCTGTTGCTGGTTGCTGACGGAGGGCTGCTTTATGACTATTTCCCGTATTTCACTCCGCCAATGGACAAATTGGGTATTGGGCTGGGCCTCACCCTGGCGGTGAAAGAAAGCGCATTTCTGCTGTGGATCTTAGCGGCAGTATTGAGCGAAAAACGGCTGTTGCAGCAAGTTATTGTGCTGGATTCACTGGGCTACAGCCGCTGGCAATGTTTGAAGTGGCTGCTTTTGCCCTCCGTCGCGCCTGCGCTGGCAATGGCGATGCTGGCGATTGTCGCCTGGTCGCTGTCGGTCGTGGATGTGGCGATTATTCTTGGGCCAGGTAATCCACCGACGCTGGCGGTAATTAGCTGGCAGTGGTTAACTCAGGGCGACGCCGATCAACAAGCGAAAGGCGCACTCGCCAGCCTGCTGCTGATGCTGTTACTCGCCGCCTACGTTTTGCTGGGCTATCTGCTATGGCGTAGCTGGCGGCGTACTATTCCCCGCGTAGATGGCGTTCGTAAGCCCGCCACGCCTTTATTACCCGGCAATACACTGGCGAGTTTTTTACCCTTAACCGGTGTGCTCTGTGTGGCTCTGCTGGCGATCCTCGCGGATCAGTCGACGATCAATAGTGAAGCGCTCATCAATAGCCTGACGATGGGACTGGTGGCGACATTCATCGCTTTGGTTCTGTTGCTGCTGTGGCTGGAATGGGGGTCACAGTGTCGCCAGTTGTGGTTATGGTTGCCCATTTTATTACCGGCACTGCCGCTGGTCGCGGGCCAGTACACGCTGGCGCTATGGATGAACGTAGATGGGCGCTGGACAGCGGTGGTCTGGGGGCATCTGCTGTGGGTGATGCCGTGGATGCTGTTTATCCTGCAACCCGCCTGGCAGCGCATTGATTCGCGGTTAATTTTGATTGCGCAAACGCTGGGTTGGTCACGGGCCAAAATCTTCTTTTACGTGAAATGCCCGCTTATGCTGCGCCCTGCATTGATTGCCTTCGCTGTCGGATTTTCAGTGAGTATTGCGCAGTATATGCCGACGCTGTGGTTGGGCGCGGGCCGTTTTCCGACACTCACCACCGAAGCGGTAGCGTTAAGTAGCGGTGGCAGTAACGGTATTCTCGCTGCCCAGGCCCTTTGGCAACTGCTATTACCGCTTATTATTTTTGCCCTGACCGCCCTGCTTGCAAAATGGGTAGGTTATGTCAGACAAGGACTCCGCTAA
- a CDS encoding ABC transporter substrate-binding protein has translation MRHCGWLLGLLSLFSLATHASDWQEVKNEAKGQTVWFNAWGGDTAINRYLDWVSGEMKTHYDINLKIVRLADAADAVKRIQTEAAAGRETGGSVDLLWVNGENFRTLKEANLLQTGWAETLPNWRYVDTQLPVREDFSVPVEGAESPWGGAQLTFIARRDVTPLPPQTPQDLLEFAKANPGTVTYPRPPDFTGTAFLEQLLIMLTPDPAALKEAPNDATFARITAPLWQYLDALHPYLWREGKDFPPSPARMDALLKAGTLRLSLTFNPAHAQQKIASGDLPASSYSFGFNEGMIGNVHFVTIPANANASAAAKVVANFLLSPDAQLRKADPAVWGDPSVLDPQKLPDGQRETLQSRMPQDLPPVLAEPHAGWVNALEQEWLHRYGTH, from the coding sequence ATGCGCCATTGTGGGTGGTTGCTGGGATTGTTATCGCTGTTTTCTCTGGCAACACATGCCAGTGACTGGCAGGAAGTTAAAAATGAGGCCAAAGGGCAAACCGTCTGGTTTAACGCCTGGGGCGGCGATACCGCAATTAACCGCTATCTCGACTGGGTTAGCGGCGAGATGAAAACCCATTATGATATAAACCTGAAGATTGTCCGCCTGGCGGATGCCGCAGATGCGGTGAAGCGCATTCAGACCGAAGCCGCAGCCGGGCGCGAGACAGGCGGTTCGGTGGATCTGCTCTGGGTGAACGGCGAAAACTTCCGCACCTTAAAAGAGGCCAATTTACTGCAAACCGGCTGGGCTGAGACTCTGCCAAACTGGCGTTATGTCGATACACAACTGCCGGTACGGGAAGATTTTTCTGTACCTGTCGAAGGCGCAGAATCGCCGTGGGGCGGCGCACAACTGACGTTTATCGCCCGCCGCGATGTTACACCACTGCCACCACAAACACCGCAAGACTTACTGGAATTTGCTAAAGCCAATCCTGGCACGGTTACCTATCCGCGCCCGCCAGACTTTACTGGCACCGCATTTCTTGAACAGTTACTGATTATGCTGACGCCAGATCCCGCAGCATTAAAAGAAGCGCCGAACGATGCGACTTTCGCCCGTATCACTGCGCCCTTGTGGCAATATCTTGATGCGCTGCATCCGTATTTATGGCGCGAAGGAAAGGATTTCCCACCTTCGCCCGCGCGGATGGATGCTCTACTGAAAGCTGGCACATTGCGCCTGTCGCTGACCTTTAATCCTGCACATGCCCAGCAAAAAATCGCCAGTGGCGATTTGCCGGCAAGCAGTTACAGTTTTGGTTTTAACGAGGGGATGATTGGCAACGTGCATTTTGTCACCATTCCTGCTAACGCGAATGCCAGTGCTGCGGCGAAGGTTGTCGCCAATTTCCTGCTCTCACCCGATGCGCAACTGCGTAAAGCAGACCCTGCTGTCTGGGGCGATCCTTCGGTTCTCGATCCGCAAAAACTGCCTGACGGACAGCGCGAAACTTTACAATCAAGAATGCCGCAGGATCTGCCGCCGGTACTGGCTGAACCGCACGCAGGTTGGGTAAATGCGCTGGAACAAGAATGGCTACACCGTTACGGTACGCATTAA
- a CDS encoding carboxymuconolactone decarboxylase family protein, whose translation MGLPPLSKIPLSLRPQAWLHRRHYGEVLSPIRWWGRIPFIFYLVSMFVGWLERKRSPLDPVVRSLVSARIAQMCLCEFCVDITSMKVAERTGSTDKLLAVADWRQSPLFSDEERLALEYAEAASVTPPTVDAALRTRLATHFDAQALTELTALIGLQNLSARFNSAMDIPAQGLCRIPEKRS comes from the coding sequence ATGGGTTTACCACCGCTTAGCAAAATTCCTTTAAGTTTACGTCCGCAGGCGTGGCTGCATCGTCGCCATTACGGCGAGGTGCTAAGTCCAATTCGCTGGTGGGGACGGATCCCGTTTATCTTTTATCTGGTGTCGATGTTTGTCGGTTGGCTGGAGCGTAAACGCTCACCGCTCGATCCGGTAGTGCGATCGCTTGTCAGCGCGCGCATTGCGCAAATGTGCCTGTGTGAGTTTTGCGTGGATATCACCAGTATGAAAGTCGCCGAGCGTACCGGCAGCACCGATAAGTTGCTGGCAGTGGCTGACTGGCGACAAAGCCCGCTCTTTAGCGATGAAGAACGGCTGGCGCTGGAGTATGCCGAAGCCGCCAGCGTAACGCCACCAACAGTCGATGCTGCCCTGCGTACCCGACTGGCTACGCATTTTGACGCTCAGGCGCTCACCGAACTGACGGCATTGATCGGCCTGCAAAATCTGTCAGCCCGTTTTAATTCTGCCATGGACATTCCCGCTCAGGGGCTGTGCCGTATTCCTGAAAAACGTTCTTAA
- a CDS encoding TVP38/TMEM64 family protein: MRDKNRKMWLWRGVIIILLIVALLAWALIPGVREFINSSLVAFAAVDQQGIERFIASYGTQAALVSFFLMILQAIAAPLPAFLITFANASLFGAFWGGLLSWTSSMAGAALCFFIARVMGREVVEKLTGKTVLDSMDGFFARYGKHTILVCRLLPFVPFDPISYAAGLTSIRFRSFFIATGLGQLPATIVYSWAGSMLTGGTFWFVTGLFILFALTVVIYMAKKIWLERQKRNA, from the coding sequence ATGAGAGATAAAAACCGTAAAATGTGGCTCTGGCGTGGCGTCATTATCATCTTGTTAATTGTTGCGCTGCTCGCATGGGCGCTGATTCCCGGCGTCCGTGAGTTTATTAACAGCAGCCTTGTAGCCTTTGCCGCCGTGGATCAACAAGGCATTGAACGCTTTATTGCGTCTTACGGCACGCAGGCTGCACTGGTCTCATTCTTTTTAATGATCTTACAGGCCATTGCTGCACCGCTGCCTGCGTTTTTAATTACCTTTGCCAATGCGTCGCTGTTTGGCGCGTTCTGGGGCGGCTTGCTGTCGTGGACCAGTTCGATGGCGGGCGCGGCGCTGTGCTTTTTTATCGCCAGAGTGATGGGCCGCGAAGTGGTGGAAAAATTAACCGGTAAAACCGTGCTTGACAGTATGGACGGCTTTTTCGCTCGCTACGGCAAACACACTATCCTGGTATGCCGGTTATTGCCTTTTGTCCCTTTCGATCCAATCAGCTATGCTGCCGGTTTGACGTCAATACGTTTTCGTTCATTTTTTATCGCCACCGGGCTTGGTCAGTTACCGGCGACTATTGTTTATTCCTGGGCGGGCAGCATGTTAACGGGGGGTACCTTCTGGTTTGTCACCGGACTGTTTATTCTGTTTGCCCTGACCGTGGTGATTTATATGGCGAAGAAAATATGGCTTGAACGCCAGAAGAGGAATGCCTGA
- a CDS encoding TVP38/TMEM64 family protein: MKAECKFVVGSLTFALAIYLVYASGIFNFISDLPHLQALIRQSGIFGYSLYILLFVIATLVLLPGSVLVIGSGIIFGPFLGTLLSLVAATLASSVSFLIARWMGRELVLKYVGDTTVFQSIEKGIARNGIDFLILTRLIPLFPYNIQNYAYGLTAIAFWPYTFISAFTTLPGIFIYTFMASDLVTEGITLSFIFKLCLAGLILFILIQLAKCYARYKQVALTTSDKTSLTEQQR; the protein is encoded by the coding sequence ATGAAAGCTGAGTGTAAGTTCGTTGTTGGTAGCCTGACTTTTGCTCTGGCAATTTATCTTGTTTATGCTTCAGGCATATTCAATTTCATTAGCGATCTTCCTCACTTGCAGGCACTTATTCGCCAGAGTGGTATTTTCGGTTACAGCCTTTATATTCTGTTATTTGTTATTGCCACTCTTGTGCTGCTGCCCGGTAGTGTCCTGGTCATTGGCAGTGGCATTATTTTTGGTCCATTCTTGGGGACTCTGCTTTCGTTAGTTGCAGCAACGCTCGCTTCGTCGGTTTCCTTTTTGATTGCTCGCTGGATGGGGCGAGAACTGGTGCTGAAATATGTTGGGGATACCACCGTCTTTCAGTCTATTGAGAAAGGGATTGCACGTAACGGTATCGATTTTCTTATTCTTACCCGCTTAATTCCGCTATTTCCTTACAATATTCAAAATTACGCCTACGGATTAACCGCCATTGCCTTTTGGCCATATACCTTTATTTCGGCATTCACGACTCTGCCGGGGATCTTTATTTATACTTTTATGGCCAGCGACCTTGTTACTGAAGGCATAACATTATCATTTATTTTCAAACTTTGTCTGGCAGGGCTAATACTGTTTATTCTTATTCAGCTTGCTAAATGCTACGCCCGTTATAAACAAGTGGCACTGACCACTTCTGATAAAACCTCTTTAACCGAACAACAAAGATGA
- the xthA gene encoding exodeoxyribonuclease III yields MKFVSFNINGLRARPHQLEAIVEKHQPDVIGLQETKVHDDMFPLEEVAKLGYNVFYHGQKGHYGVALLTKETPIAVRRGFPGDGEEAQRRIIMAEIPSPLGNVTVINGYFPQGESRDHPIKFPAKAQFYQNLQNYLETELKRDNPVLIMGDMNISPTDLDIGIGEENRKRWLRTGKCSFLPEEREWMERLMSWGLVDTFRHANPQTADRFSWFDYRSKGFDDNRGLRIDLLLASQPLAECCVETGIDYEIRSMEKPSDHAPVWATFRR; encoded by the coding sequence ATGAAATTTGTCTCTTTTAATATCAACGGCCTGCGCGCCAGACCTCACCAGCTTGAAGCCATCGTCGAAAAGCACCAACCGGATGTAATTGGCTTGCAGGAGACAAAAGTTCATGACGATATGTTTCCGCTCGAAGAGGTGGCGAAGCTCGGCTACAACGTGTTTTATCACGGGCAGAAAGGCCATTACGGCGTGGCTCTGCTGACCAAAGAGACGCCGATTGCTGTGCGTCGCGGCTTCCCTGGCGACGGCGAAGAGGCACAACGGCGGATTATTATGGCGGAAATCCCCTCGCCGCTGGGTAATGTCACCGTGATCAACGGTTACTTCCCGCAGGGTGAAAGCCGCGACCATCCGATAAAATTCCCGGCAAAGGCGCAGTTTTATCAGAATCTGCAAAACTACCTGGAAACCGAACTCAAACGTGATAACCCGGTGCTGATTATGGGCGATATGAATATCAGCCCCACCGACCTGGATATCGGCATTGGCGAAGAGAACCGCAAGCGATGGCTGCGTACCGGAAAATGCTCTTTCCTTCCGGAAGAACGCGAATGGATGGAGAGACTGATGAGCTGGGGGTTGGTCGATACCTTCCGCCATGCAAATCCGCAAACAGCAGATCGTTTCTCATGGTTTGATTACCGCTCAAAAGGTTTTGACGATAACCGTGGCCTGCGTATCGATCTGCTTCTCGCCAGCCAACCGCTGGCAGAATGTTGCGTAGAAACCGGCATCGACTATGAAATCCGCAGCATGGAAAAACCGTCCGATCACGCTCCTGTGTGGGCGACTTTCCGCCGCTAA